Proteins encoded within one genomic window of Deltaproteobacteria bacterium:
- the pyrF gene encoding orotidine-5'-phosphate decarboxylase, whose translation MKQPKDYIIFPLDVPTRDEALKYVMLLKDDVGLFKVGLELFISQGPGILQAIREIAGNKIFLDLKLHDIPATVKRAFRIASSYGPEFITVHCDQGEGSLREIAERNPGNTKILAVTLLTSLDTKDIKTMGYKEAYVSDPSRLVLLRARIAQDAGCQGIVCSGHEVSLVKRECPDLIAVTPGIRPAWSLVDRDDQRRIVTPRKAVQSGADYIVVGRPIRDAQSPKEAARKVAEEIASGL comes from the coding sequence ATGAAGCAACCTAAAGATTACATCATCTTCCCACTGGACGTTCCCACGCGAGACGAGGCCCTGAAGTATGTAATGCTCCTGAAGGATGACGTGGGGCTGTTCAAGGTGGGGCTTGAACTCTTCATCAGCCAAGGCCCCGGGATTCTCCAGGCCATCAGGGAAATCGCCGGGAACAAGATCTTCCTGGACCTCAAGCTTCACGATATACCGGCCACGGTAAAAAGGGCCTTCCGGATCGCCAGTTCATACGGCCCGGAGTTCATCACCGTCCATTGCGATCAGGGAGAAGGAAGCCTGCGGGAGATCGCGGAGCGAAACCCGGGAAACACCAAGATCCTCGCCGTGACCCTGCTCACAAGCCTCGACACTAAAGACATCAAGACAATGGGTTACAAAGAGGCCTATGTGTCGGATCCCTCGCGATTGGTGTTGTTGCGGGCCCGGATCGCACAGGATGCCGGCTGCCAGGGGATCGTATGCTCCGGGCACGAGGTTTCCCTGGTCAAAAGAGAATGCCCCGACCTGATTGCCGTGACTCCGGGTATTCGTCCCGCCTGGTCCTTGGTGGATCGGGACGATCAGCGGCGTATTGTAACCCCACGCAAAGCTGTTCAATCCGGAGCAGATTACATCGTCGTTGGACGCCCTATCAGGGATGCACAATCTCCAAAGGAGGCGGCCAGGAAGGTGGCGGAGGAAATCGCCTCCGGCCTTTGA
- a CDS encoding zinc-ribbon domain-containing protein, translating into MKIRCPECDAEYTVPDQKILGKEVRATCKKCGARMAIRGETGEVRLTGEAPEPRKDPAPTVPGEKDTPIPPPDAKEKTPSVISMSPEYPRYRDPLIFGAAALLLVIILAAGFILLKGSSLPSLKNAGGNPVASLFRLFTGGAVYDACGAFVRDNERLFSPLGKDIRLSLIRQEVRFVSGRKTARVVARAEGKRTSGQIYFRLRKEGETWSVVSAALRVGKGKFVAVYPP; encoded by the coding sequence ATGAAGATACGATGCCCGGAGTGCGATGCCGAGTACACGGTTCCCGATCAGAAGATCTTGGGAAAGGAAGTGAGGGCGACATGCAAAAAATGCGGTGCGAGGATGGCGATCCGTGGTGAGACGGGCGAGGTGAGGTTGACGGGAGAGGCCCCTGAACCCCGGAAGGACCCGGCACCTACCGTTCCCGGAGAAAAAGACACCCCTATACCGCCGCCTGACGCCAAAGAGAAAACTCCGTCGGTGATTTCCATGTCACCGGAGTATCCGCGATATCGGGATCCATTGATCTTCGGGGCCGCCGCCCTCCTCCTGGTAATCATTTTGGCTGCCGGATTCATCCTGCTGAAGGGAAGCTCCCTCCCCTCATTAAAAAACGCGGGGGGAAATCCCGTCGCTTCCCTGTTCAGGCTGTTTACGGGAGGGGCGGTCTACGATGCTTGCGGGGCCTTTGTCCGGGACAATGAAAGGCTTTTTAGCCCCCTGGGGAAGGATATCCGCCTCTCCCTCATTCGGCAGGAAGTAAGGTTCGTGAGCGGAAGGAAAACGGCGAGGGTTGTGGCGCGGGCCGAGGGGAAAAGGACGAGCGGCCAGATCTATTTCAGGCTCAGGAAAGAGGGAGAGACCTGGAGCGTTGTTTCCGCTGCCCTAAGGGTCGGAAAAGGAAAATTCGTAGCTGTTTACCCTCCATAG
- a CDS encoding RNA 2'-phosphotransferase: MTSRRSRIRIENFTRFLVYVLGHSPDEFGLLPDPEGFVGFKELLWAVHEEPGWGYVRISHIQEVLLGKDRDLFEVDDNRIRTLERRWRMDFEHPAETLPKLLYIAVRRRAHSHALEKGLRAAQGPYLLLSPEKDMALRIGRRRDREPVLLEILSGMATTEGLPFYAFGRLFLAAEIPSRYIKGPPLPKKPPKSPVPEPAKLQERMPDFLAGTFVLEEGRDPATGRRTKGKKRKGWKEEARKLRRKRP, translated from the coding sequence ATGACGAGTAGAAGGTCGAGGATCAGGATCGAGAATTTCACCCGCTTCCTGGTCTATGTCCTTGGGCACAGTCCCGATGAATTCGGACTCCTCCCGGACCCTGAGGGGTTCGTGGGCTTCAAGGAACTGCTATGGGCAGTGCACGAGGAACCCGGATGGGGTTACGTGAGGATTTCACATATCCAGGAAGTACTTCTCGGAAAAGACAGGGACCTTTTCGAGGTGGATGACAACCGGATCAGGACCCTTGAGAGACGCTGGCGCATGGATTTTGAACATCCTGCTGAAACCCTTCCCAAGCTGCTCTATATCGCCGTGAGGAGGCGTGCCCATTCCCACGCTCTGGAAAAAGGCCTTCGGGCCGCCCAAGGCCCATACCTTCTTCTAAGCCCGGAAAAGGACATGGCCCTCAGGATCGGAAGGCGCCGCGACCGGGAGCCCGTGCTTCTGGAAATCCTTTCAGGCATGGCAACCACCGAAGGACTCCCTTTCTATGCCTTCGGCCGGCTCTTCCTGGCCGCGGAAATCCCCTCCCGTTACATCAAAGGCCCACCCCTACCCAAGAAGCCGCCCAAGAGTCCGGTTCCAGAACCGGCGAAGTTGCAGGAAAGGATGCCGGATTTTCTCGCGGGCACCTTCGTCCTTGAGGAAGGAAGGGATCCTGCCACAGGGAGGCGTACCAAGGGCAAGAAGAGAAAGGGTTGGAAGGAAGAGGCGAGAAAACTGCGCAGGAAACGTCCCTGA
- a CDS encoding EF2563 family selenium-dependent molybdenum hydroxylase system protein produces MVRGAGEQASGVAHRLYGAHFKVFMTEIPNPLCIRRMVSFCECIIEGSWEVEGVRARHVPSPDGVWTAWEEKTIPVLIDPEGKSREAIKPHVIVDAILAKRNTGTRRGDAPLVIGLGPGFWAGKDVDIVIETNRGHNLGRIIREGPAEADTGIPGVIGGVGAQRVLRAPADGIFHPVKGIGDLVHAGEVVARVDGEPMVTSIDGVIRGLLRENTKVHAGLKAGDVDPRGILGYCHTISDKARALGGAVLEAILNRYNV; encoded by the coding sequence ATGGTTAGGGGGGCGGGAGAGCAGGCGAGCGGGGTCGCCCACAGGCTTTACGGGGCCCATTTCAAGGTTTTCATGACGGAAATTCCCAATCCCCTTTGTATTAGGCGGATGGTCTCTTTTTGCGAGTGTATTATCGAGGGCTCCTGGGAGGTGGAGGGGGTCCGGGCCAGACATGTTCCGTCTCCGGATGGAGTATGGACCGCCTGGGAGGAGAAAACAATCCCGGTGCTCATCGACCCTGAGGGAAAGTCCAGGGAAGCCATCAAACCGCACGTGATCGTCGACGCCATCCTTGCAAAGCGTAATACCGGCACGAGACGCGGTGATGCGCCCCTTGTGATTGGCCTTGGGCCGGGGTTTTGGGCCGGGAAGGATGTTGATATCGTGATCGAGACCAACCGGGGCCACAACCTTGGAAGAATCATCAGGGAGGGTCCGGCCGAGGCCGATACAGGGATCCCTGGTGTGATCGGGGGGGTGGGAGCCCAACGGGTCCTGCGGGCCCCTGCCGACGGGATATTTCATCCGGTAAAAGGTATCGGGGATCTAGTTCATGCAGGAGAGGTGGTGGCCCGGGTCGATGGAGAACCGATGGTAACTTCCATAGACGGCGTGATAAGAGGTTTGTTACGGGAAAACACCAAGGTCCATGCGGGGCTCAAGGCCGGAGACGTGGACCCCAGAGGTATTCTCGGTTATTGCCATACGATTTCAGACAAGGCAAGGGCCCTGGGAGGGGCCGTCTTGGAGGCGATCCTCAATCGTTACAACGTGTGA